In Clarias gariepinus isolate MV-2021 ecotype Netherlands chromosome 1, CGAR_prim_01v2, whole genome shotgun sequence, one DNA window encodes the following:
- the ptgr1.2 gene encoding prostaglandin reductase 1, producing the protein MVKAKVWTLRKHFVGFPKESDFELKEETLPELQAGEVLLEAVFLSLDPYMRGVSSVLMKEGDVMVGAQVAKVLQSKNPSYPVGCYVVAPCGWRTHNVTNGKAIFSLDMYRVLSDWPKDVPLSLAVGSLGMPGLTALYGLEEILQVKPGEIVLVSAAAGAVGTMVGQICKIKGCKVVGSAGSEEKVAYLKDLGFDYVFNYKTITSLDEALKQASPEGYDCYFENVGGDFFTAALNQMRPRGRIAVCGAISLYNATTPQMCPFPHMTMLSKSIRIEGFQVTQWPEKDEASVRRLLTWLKEGKLKTKENVTVGFEKMPAAFIQMLKGTELGKAVVKV; encoded by the exons ATGGTTAAAGCTAAGGTCTGGACACTTCGTAAGCATTTTGTCGGCTTTCCAAAGGAAAGTGACTTTGAGCTTAAAGAGGAGACACTGCCTGAGCTTCAAGCTGGAG AGGTCCTACTGGAGGCTGTCTTTCTTAGCCTTGATCCATATATGAG AGGTGTGAGTTCAGTCTTAATGAAAGAAGGTGATGTAATGGTTGGAGCTCAGGTTGCAAA GGTACTTCAAAGCAAAAATCCTTCATATCCTGTGGGCTGTTATGTGGTTGCTCCATGTGGATGGAGGACGCACAACGTGACTAATGGAAAAGCAATTTTTAGCCTTGACATGTACCGAGTTCTTTCTGACTGGCCCAAAGATGTTCCTCTTTCTTTGGCTGTTGGTTCACTAGGGATGCCTGg TTTGACTGCCCTGTACGGTCTGGAGGAGATTCTGCAAGTGAAGCCAGGTGAAATTGTGCTGGTGAGTGCAGCAGCTGGTGCTGTGGGCACCATGGTGGGCCAGATTTGTAAGATTAAAGGCTGTAAAGTGGTGGGTTCTGCTGGGAGTGAGGAAAAAGTGGCCTACCTAAAGGACCTGGGCTTTGACTACGTTTTTAACTACAAGACCATAACATCCCTGGATGAGGCACTGAAGCAAGCTTCACCTGAAGGCTACGACTGCTACTTTGAGAAT GTTGGAGGTGATTTCTTCACTGCGGCTCTTAATCAGATGAGGCCTCGAGGACGCATTGCTGTGTGTGGTGCAATATCGCTGTACAACGCCACCACACCTCAGATGT GTCCTTTTCCCCATATGACCATGCTGTCCAAGAGCATTAGGATAGAAGGATTCCAAGTCACTCAGTGGCCAGAGAAAGATGAGGCATCTGTCAGAAGACTGCTTACATGGCTGAAGGAG GGGAAACTTAAGACCAAGGAAAATGTCACAGTAGGCTTTGAGAAGATGCCTGCTGCATTCATTCAGATGCTTAAAGGGACAGAACTGGGAAAGGCTGTTGTTAAAGTGTAA
- the txn gene encoding thioredoxin: MVVVIENLDHFQATLKSAGNKLVVVDFTATWCGPCKMIGPIFKALSEQPENKDVIFLKVDVDDAADVSAHCEIQCMPTFHFYKNEKKIDHFSGANKEQLEQKIQQHR, from the exons ATGGTTGTAGTTATCGAGAATCtg GATCACTTCCAGGCAACCCTGAAAAGTGCAGGGAATAAATTGGTGGTTGTGGACTTTACTGCCACATGGTGCGGTCCCTGCAAAATGATTGGCCCCATTTTTAAA GCTTTGTCCGAACAGCCAGAAAATAAGGATGTGATTTTTCTGAAGGTGGATGTGGACGATGCAGCG GATGTATCTGCTCATTGTGAAATCCAGTGCATGCCGACATTCCACTTCtacaaaaatgagaaaaag ATTGATCATTTTTCTGGGGCCAACAAAGAGCAACTGGAACAGAAGATCCAACAACATCGAtga